In one window of Syntrophales bacterium DNA:
- a CDS encoding methylmalonyl-CoA mutase family protein encodes MDEKKRIIVGLNEFVVPEEEEVPIRIRMDRTIEEQMTTAETLKKRIEKLKAKRDQKMVKDAMERLKSEAGKGERHNLIPAIKDALRTDATFGEILGVLRVANGYSYDPYKMIENPFV; translated from the coding sequence ATGGATGAGAAAAAGAGGATAATAGTGGGACTAAATGAGTTCGTGGTACCGGAAGAGGAAGAAGTACCGATCAGGATACGCATGGACCGGACAATCGAGGAGCAGATGACCACTGCTGAGACGCTGAAAAAAAGAATAGAGAAATTAAAAGCTAAACGGGACCAGAAAATGGTTAAGGACGCAATGGAGCGGTTAAAAAGCGAGGCAGGTAAAGGAGAAAGGCATAATCTGATTCCCGCCATAAAGGATGCATTAAGAACAGATGCTACCTTTGGGGAGATACTGGGTGTGCTAAGAGTAGCTAATGGGTATAGCTATGATCCTTACAAGATGATAGAAAATCCCTTTGTATGA
- a CDS encoding cobalamin-dependent protein (Presence of a B(12) (cobalamin)-binding domain implies dependence on cobalamin itself, in one of its several forms, or in some unusual lineages, dependence on a cobalamin-like analog.), whose translation MGKRKIRVLAALPGIEGHDRGITLVCQALRGAGMEVIYLGRFNTPQKIVHAAIEEDADVIALSYLGDHLYMRFFTQVVELLKENRAEDISVVVGGRITPENRPKLRKMGITGFFGQGTPLDVIVKHVFEVGEHS comes from the coding sequence ATGGGAAAGAGGAAAATACGTGTTCTCGCTGCTTTACCGGGCATAGAAGGGCATGATAGAGGAATAACCCTCGTATGCCAGGCATTAAGAGGTGCTGGCATGGAAGTAATATACTTGGGTAGATTCAATACGCCACAAAAAATAGTGCATGCGGCAATAGAAGAGGATGCGGATGTTATTGCGTTGAGCTATCTTGGAGATCACCTGTACATGAGATTTTTTACGCAGGTAGTAGAATTGTTAAAGGAGAATAGAGCAGAAGATATCAGTGTAGTCGTTGGGGGACGCATTACGCCAGAAAATAGACCAAAACTAAGAAAAATGGGCATAACCGGCTTTTTTGGCCAGGGCACTCCTCTGGATGTAATAGTAAAGCATGTCTTTGAGGTGGGTGAACATTCGTAA
- the alr gene encoding alanine racemase encodes MPSKEKEKYRSWVEVDLDNFNHNWDEIKRLVGPRVKILQVVKADAYGHGAIEISNCALKKGAAVLGVANADEGVQLRVSGITAPILILSPSTDSEINEIMKYNLIPSVSDLQFARQLQKRYRKAGIRTPIHIEVDTGMGRDGTMHHEAFTMIQEILGFPNIIVEGIFTHLAASEVTTDYNEMQWNLFQELLDKLEGHRIYIPIKHISNSGAIMNFPHFHLDMVRAGIMTYGIHPSPETETKADLAPVMSFKTRVVLIKEFPKGYSIGYGRSYITNRPTSIATIPVGYGDGYGFILSNQGEVLIRGKRAPIVGRISMDICTADVSHIKDCRTGDEVVLMGHQGEEYISANEIANRVKTISYEILCALGKRAPRIFLQKGKTDTIEPRLRRIFIPDEEKSISRIDNIIRCCFQTRARNAEFGDAIYYEMFETLFGKEDRQLELRTDFRYDINVSDLTGQETVDPLAEDYFKVITHIEYTKTIKNHIFIIGCATNSEQLAALFEDKRCEYRWLLDHGGDPVTERDFQASRVRVRIDRQEVPIIKIENTEKGYEVWCGGEQLRGKLNRPVKVEIEIATRKSKKSNDFSVYLVYPTRGLEISFNYGGTIIKNVREVSFFAGKRPYPEIIREEGKAIKLRISEDEWIFPNSGVTFIWDL; translated from the coding sequence ATGCCATCAAAAGAGAAAGAGAAATATAGGAGCTGGGTCGAGGTTGATCTGGACAACTTCAACCACAACTGGGATGAGATAAAAAGGCTGGTTGGTCCTCGAGTTAAGATCCTCCAGGTAGTCAAAGCAGATGCCTATGGTCACGGGGCAATTGAGATTTCCAATTGTGCCCTGAAAAAAGGCGCCGCTGTTCTGGGGGTTGCCAATGCCGATGAAGGCGTGCAGCTTCGGGTAAGCGGGATCACGGCGCCCATACTGATCCTGAGCCCATCCACGGATTCCGAGATCAACGAAATCATGAAGTACAATCTGATACCGTCGGTATCGGATCTGCAATTTGCCCGACAACTCCAGAAGAGATACAGAAAGGCAGGTATCAGGACACCGATCCACATCGAGGTAGATACAGGTATGGGGAGGGATGGAACGATGCATCATGAAGCCTTCACCATGATTCAGGAAATCCTTGGATTTCCCAATATCATCGTGGAAGGCATCTTTACCCACCTTGCCGCAAGTGAGGTCACCACCGACTACAATGAGATGCAGTGGAACCTTTTCCAAGAACTTCTTGACAAACTGGAGGGACATCGTATCTATATTCCCATCAAACATATATCCAACAGTGGCGCCATCATGAACTTCCCCCATTTTCATCTCGATATGGTGCGGGCCGGTATCATGACTTACGGGATCCATCCCTCGCCGGAAACAGAGACGAAGGCAGATCTTGCCCCGGTCATGAGCTTCAAGACCAGGGTGGTCCTGATTAAGGAATTCCCGAAAGGATACAGCATCGGTTACGGCAGATCTTATATCACGAATCGTCCCACCAGTATCGCCACCATACCGGTCGGATACGGTGACGGATACGGGTTCATCCTTTCCAATCAAGGCGAGGTACTGATCAGGGGAAAGCGGGCGCCAATTGTGGGACGTATCTCCATGGACATATGTACCGCCGATGTTAGTCATATCAAAGATTGTCGGACTGGTGATGAGGTTGTCCTGATGGGGCATCAGGGTGAGGAGTACATCTCTGCCAATGAAATTGCCAACAGGGTAAAAACCATTAGCTATGAGATTCTCTGTGCCCTGGGAAAGCGGGCACCACGTATTTTTCTACAAAAGGGGAAAACAGATACCATAGAGCCGCGCCTACGGAGGATATTCATCCCGGATGAGGAGAAATCTATCTCCCGGATTGACAACATCATCCGATGCTGTTTCCAGACAAGGGCACGGAATGCAGAGTTCGGCGACGCCATATACTATGAAATGTTTGAGACCCTTTTCGGCAAAGAAGATCGTCAGTTAGAACTGAGGACCGACTTCAGATACGACATAAATGTCTCAGATCTTACAGGGCAGGAGACGGTGGACCCTCTCGCGGAGGATTACTTCAAGGTGATCACCCATATCGAGTATACGAAGACCATCAAAAATCATATCTTTATTATCGGCTGTGCCACAAATAGCGAGCAACTGGCCGCTCTTTTCGAGGATAAGCGATGCGAATACCGGTGGCTTCTGGATCACGGGGGCGATCCCGTTACGGAAAGGGATTTCCAGGCCAGTCGAGTACGGGTACGTATTGACAGACAAGAGGTCCCGATTATAAAGATAGAAAACACGGAAAAGGGTTACGAGGTCTGGTGCGGCGGGGAACAGCTCAGGGGAAAGTTGAACAGGCCCGTCAAGGTGGAGATTGAAATCGCTACGAGGAAATCCAAGAAAAGCAATGACTTCTCCGTCTATCTCGTGTACCCTACGAGGGGACTGGAGATATCGTTCAACTATGGGGGGACAATCATCAAGAATGTGCGTGAAGTCAGTTTCTTTGCCGGTAAGCGCCCTTATCCGGAAATTATCAGGGAAGAAGGAAAAGCGATCAAGCTGAGGATCAGTGAAGATGAATGGATATTCCCCAACAGCGGTGTTACCTTTATCTGGGACCTTTGA